One genomic window of Halolamina sediminis includes the following:
- a CDS encoding 50S ribosomal protein L6: MSRTELTIPDDVSAELDHLDLTVEGPNGSVTRRLWYPDVDVSVEDDSVVIEAPEDSDANTRATVGTFESHVRNMFHGVTEGWTYEMEVFYAHFPMQVEVQGEEIVIENFLGERAPRRTPIRGDTQVEVDGEQLTLSGSDKEAVGQTAADIEQLTRVSDKDNRVFQDGVYITQKPTGDA; this comes from the coding sequence ATGAGCAGAACAGAACTCACTATCCCGGACGACGTCTCCGCGGAGCTCGACCATCTCGACCTGACCGTCGAGGGTCCCAACGGCTCGGTCACCCGACGCCTCTGGTACCCCGACGTCGACGTCAGCGTCGAGGACGACAGCGTGGTGATCGAGGCGCCCGAGGACTCGGACGCCAACACCCGCGCGACGGTCGGCACCTTCGAGAGCCACGTTCGGAACATGTTCCACGGCGTAACCGAGGGCTGGACCTACGAGATGGAGGTCTTCTACGCCCACTTCCCGATGCAGGTGGAAGTGCAGGGCGAGGAGATCGTCATCGAGAACTTCCTCGGCGAGCGCGCCCCGCGGCGGACGCCGATCCGGGGCGACACGCAGGTCGAAGTCGACGGCGAGCAGCTCACCCTGTCGGGCTCCGACAAGGAGGCCGTCGGCCAGACCGCAGCGGACATCGAACAGCTCACGCGGGTCAGCGACAAGGACAACCGCGTGTTCCAGGACGGCGTGTACATCACGCAGAAACCCACGGGTGATGCCTGA
- a CDS encoding 30S ribosomal protein S14 translates to MSELDGEHTGNEETGEHATQGSTQERQCRRCERTEGLVSKYGVFVCRQCFREIARSMGFRKYR, encoded by the coding sequence ATGAGTGAACTAGACGGCGAACACACCGGGAACGAAGAGACCGGCGAGCACGCCACCCAGGGCAGCACGCAGGAGCGGCAGTGCCGACGCTGCGAGCGCACCGAGGGGCTGGTGAGCAAGTACGGCGTCTTCGTCTGCCGGCAGTGTTTCCGAGAGATCGCCCGCAGCATGGGCTTCCGGAAGTATCGATAA
- a CDS encoding 50S ribosomal protein L5 — MSEAEAEFHPMREPSIEKVVVHMGVGQGGRDLGNAEEIVEEITGQQSVRTSAKRTVQAFDIREGDPIGAKVTLRNEDAREFLETALPLAEISASQFDEAGNVSFGVDEHTAFPSQEYDPQTGIYGLDVTVTLVRPGYRVAKRDQGTRSIPETHRMTAEDAIAFLETEFDVEIDE; from the coding sequence ATGAGTGAAGCCGAAGCGGAGTTCCACCCGATGCGCGAACCGTCCATCGAGAAGGTCGTCGTCCACATGGGCGTCGGCCAGGGCGGGCGCGACCTCGGGAACGCCGAGGAGATCGTCGAGGAGATCACGGGCCAGCAGTCGGTCCGAACCTCGGCGAAGCGCACCGTGCAGGCGTTCGACATCCGCGAGGGCGACCCGATCGGCGCGAAGGTCACCCTCCGGAACGAGGACGCCCGCGAGTTCCTCGAGACGGCGCTCCCGCTGGCGGAGATCAGCGCCTCACAGTTCGACGAGGCCGGCAACGTCAGCTTCGGCGTCGACGAGCACACCGCGTTCCCGAGCCAGGAGTACGACCCCCAGACGGGGATCTACGGGCTCGACGTGACAGTCACGCTGGTCCGACCGGGCTACCGCGTCGCCAAGCGCGACCAGGGCACCCGGTCGATCCCCGAGACGCACCGCATGACCGCCGAGGACGCCATCGCGTTCCTCGAGACCGAGTTCGACGTGGAGATCGACGAATGA
- a CDS encoding 30S ribosomal protein S5, which produces MSQNDGWEPVTRLGKQVQDGEITSMEEALQSGLPLKEHEIVDQLLPGMEDEVLDINMVQRMTDSGRRVKFRCVVVVGNRDGYLGYAEGRDDQVGGAIQKAIEVAKLNVISVDRGSGSWEDQAGGVNSLTRRAEGKAGSVEVEVIPAPQGLGLAGAETVRNILELAGIQDAWTQSNGNTRTTVNLAKATFNALENASQARTPDRARRVQREADDGVSN; this is translated from the coding sequence ATGAGCCAGAACGACGGCTGGGAGCCGGTGACCCGGCTCGGCAAGCAAGTGCAGGACGGAGAGATCACCTCCATGGAGGAGGCGCTGCAGTCCGGGCTCCCACTGAAGGAGCACGAGATCGTCGACCAGCTCCTCCCCGGCATGGAGGACGAGGTACTGGACATCAACATGGTCCAGCGCATGACCGACTCGGGCCGGCGGGTGAAGTTCCGCTGTGTCGTCGTCGTGGGTAACCGCGACGGCTACCTCGGCTACGCCGAGGGGCGAGACGATCAGGTCGGCGGCGCGATCCAGAAGGCGATCGAGGTCGCGAAGCTGAACGTGATCAGTGTCGACCGCGGCTCCGGCTCCTGGGAGGACCAGGCCGGCGGCGTGAACTCGCTGACCCGGCGTGCCGAAGGCAAGGCCGGCTCCGTCGAGGTCGAAGTCATCCCGGCCCCGCAGGGGCTCGGGCTGGCCGGCGCCGAGACCGTCCGGAACATCCTCGAACTGGCCGGGATCCAGGACGCCTGGACCCAGTCCAACGGGAACACGCGGACGACGGTCAACCTCGCGAAGGCGACGTTCAACGCGCTCGAGAACGCCTCGCAGGCACGCACGCCTGACCGCGCGCGACGCGTCCAGCGAGAGGCCGACGACGGGGTGAGCAACTGA
- a CDS encoding TrmB family transcriptional regulator yields the protein MDTPENVREAIEVLQQLGLKEYEARCFVGLTRLSTGTAKSLSDLTEVPRTRVYDAIRVLEAKGLVEIQHSSPQQFRAVSLGEATETLRDQYDDRIERLHDSLGAVTAVDEEEESPIQEVWAMSGREAIENRTDGLLETATEEIVLVVGDESLLTEELVAGDESLLTEELVATLNDVDGDIELVVGALTEPLKRRIQAAVPDATTFVSGLEWLHAADAEDETAIGRLLLVDRSTILVSSIIPDSGEEQAIFGEGFGNGLVVIARRLMAQGLIPARDPTR from the coding sequence ATGGACACACCTGAAAACGTGCGGGAGGCGATCGAGGTACTCCAACAGCTCGGCTTGAAGGAGTACGAAGCCCGGTGTTTCGTCGGGCTGACCCGCCTCAGTACGGGCACCGCGAAGTCGCTCAGCGACCTGACCGAGGTCCCCAGGACCCGCGTGTACGACGCGATCCGGGTGCTGGAGGCGAAGGGGCTGGTCGAGATACAGCACTCCAGCCCCCAGCAGTTCCGCGCGGTCTCGCTGGGGGAGGCGACCGAGACCCTCCGCGACCAGTACGACGACCGCATCGAGCGACTGCACGACTCGCTTGGCGCGGTCACTGCCGTCGACGAGGAGGAGGAGTCCCCGATCCAGGAGGTGTGGGCGATGAGCGGACGGGAGGCGATCGAGAACCGGACGGACGGGCTCCTCGAGACCGCGACGGAGGAGATCGTGCTCGTCGTCGGCGACGAGTCGCTGCTGACCGAGGAGCTCGTCGCCGGCGACGAGTCGCTGCTGACCGAGGAGCTCGTCGCGACGCTCAACGACGTCGACGGCGACATCGAACTCGTCGTCGGCGCGCTGACGGAGCCGCTAAAGCGCCGGATCCAGGCGGCCGTCCCCGACGCCACGACGTTCGTCTCCGGACTGGAGTGGCTCCACGCCGCGGACGCCGAGGACGAGACGGCGATCGGGCGGCTCCTGCTGGTCGACCGCTCGACGATCCTCGTGAGTTCGATCATCCCCGACAGCGGCGAGGAGCAAGCGATCTTCGGCGAGGGGTTCGGGAACGGGCTGGTCGTCATCGCCCGTCGCCTCATGGCACAGGGACTGATCCCCGCCCGCGACCCGACTCGCTAA
- a CDS encoding TrmB family transcriptional regulator — protein sequence MSNDPLQDPESEAIEQLERFGLSTYAARTFVALASLGSGTARDVSQVAEVPRTRVYGAVEELQDRGLVDTLQSSPKQFWAISSETAGRTLKREFEHRLDVLRTALTELEPTDRQSEQRGVWTVDGQPAVTERLLEFFDGAEERIVYLTAGDSLSAELVEGLQGAAARGVSLRLTGGSTAGQERLRSQFPDATVTEPTWGWSETRAGRLMIVDGRKVLVSIVGEGGDASETAIWSEGSSNSLVAVVKAIFDGVPESDSPE from the coding sequence ATGTCCAACGACCCACTCCAAGATCCGGAATCCGAAGCCATCGAGCAGCTCGAACGGTTCGGACTGAGCACGTACGCCGCTCGGACGTTCGTGGCGCTCGCGAGCTTGGGCTCCGGAACGGCCAGAGACGTGAGTCAGGTCGCGGAGGTACCGCGCACCCGGGTGTACGGAGCGGTCGAGGAGCTACAGGACCGGGGGCTGGTCGACACGCTCCAGTCCTCGCCCAAGCAGTTCTGGGCCATCTCCAGCGAGACTGCGGGCCGGACGCTCAAACGGGAGTTCGAACACCGGCTGGACGTGCTCCGGACGGCGCTGACCGAACTCGAGCCGACCGACCGCCAGAGCGAACAGCGGGGGGTTTGGACGGTGGACGGCCAGCCAGCCGTCACGGAGCGGCTGTTAGAGTTCTTCGACGGCGCCGAGGAGCGGATCGTCTACCTGACTGCCGGAGACAGCCTCTCGGCCGAACTGGTCGAGGGGCTGCAGGGGGCCGCGGCTCGGGGGGTCTCGCTCAGGCTCACGGGCGGGTCGACGGCTGGGCAGGAGCGGCTCCGATCGCAGTTCCCGGACGCGACGGTCACCGAGCCGACGTGGGGCTGGTCGGAGACGCGGGCGGGCCGGCTCATGATCGTCGACGGCCGGAAAGTGCTCGTGAGCATCGTCGGCGAGGGCGGGGACGCCTCGGAGACCGCGATCTGGAGCGAGGGCTCCTCGAACAGTCTGGTGGCGGTGGTGAAAGCGATCTTCGACGGCGTCCCGGAGTCCGACAGCCCGGAGTAG
- a CDS encoding 50S ribosomal protein L30: protein MRAVVQLRGNIDMTAGQRDTLDMLNIGRVNHAALVPETDTYDGMVAKVNDFVAHGEPSVETLALVLETRADALEGEADVDEEYLAAETEYDSFEALAEALLAEETTLREQNISPTLRLHPPRGGHDGIKHPDSTGGELGPHEEIDPLLEAMR from the coding sequence ATGCGAGCAGTCGTCCAACTCCGCGGCAACATCGACATGACCGCGGGCCAGCGCGACACGCTGGACATGCTCAACATCGGCCGCGTCAACCACGCCGCGCTCGTTCCCGAGACAGACACGTACGACGGGATGGTCGCGAAGGTCAACGACTTCGTCGCCCACGGTGAGCCCTCGGTGGAGACGCTGGCGCTCGTGCTCGAGACGCGTGCGGACGCGCTCGAGGGCGAGGCCGACGTCGACGAGGAGTATCTCGCCGCGGAGACGGAGTACGACAGCTTCGAGGCGCTGGCGGAGGCGCTGCTGGCGGAGGAGACGACGCTGCGCGAGCAGAACATCTCCCCGACGCTGCGACTCCACCCGCCCCGTGGCGGGCACGACGGCATCAAGCATCCGGACAGCACGGGCGGCGAACTCGGTCCCCACGAGGAGATCGACCCGCTCCTGGAGGCGATGCGATAA
- the secY gene encoding preprotein translocase subunit SecY yields the protein MSWKETAEPVLTRMPTVARPEGHVPFKRKLLWTAGILVMYFFLTNVTLYGLQTGGTDFYGQFRSILAGASGSILQLGIGPIVTASIVLQLLGGADLLGLDTENDPRDQVLYQGLQKLLVVVMCVLTGAPMVFASPILSADPVVAQSLGIGLRGVEALLFAQILVGGILILFMDEIVSKWGVGSGVGLFIIAGVSQRLVSGLFGWQGLTGNSGFVSSWIGIITGSAELPGSPLTTEGLSAIFLGQGMILAMITTVLIFVVVVYAESVRIEIPLSHARVKGARGKFPVKLIYASVLPMILVRALQANLQFLGQILHSQWNGMPVWLGEYDTQTGQVVEGLFWYLKPIQSPDQWMWFVGATVTADWWQVLLRIGIDLTFMIVGGAIFAIFWVETTGMGPEATAQQIQNSGMQIPGFRQNPQVIEKVMERYIPQVTVIGGALVGLLAVMANMLGTIGQVSGTGLLLTVSITYKLYEEIAEEQLMEMHPMMRQMFGSE from the coding sequence ATGAGCTGGAAGGAGACCGCCGAACCAGTGCTCACGCGGATGCCGACGGTCGCACGGCCGGAGGGGCACGTCCCCTTCAAGCGCAAGCTGCTGTGGACCGCCGGCATCCTCGTGATGTACTTCTTCCTGACGAACGTCACCCTGTACGGGCTCCAGACGGGGGGGACTGACTTCTACGGCCAGTTCCGTTCGATCCTCGCCGGCGCGTCCGGCTCGATCCTGCAGCTCGGGATCGGCCCGATCGTGACGGCGTCGATCGTGCTTCAGCTGCTGGGCGGGGCCGACCTGCTCGGGCTGGACACCGAGAACGACCCGCGCGATCAGGTGCTGTACCAGGGGCTCCAGAAGCTGCTGGTCGTCGTGATGTGTGTCCTGACCGGCGCGCCGATGGTGTTCGCGAGCCCGATTCTGAGCGCCGACCCGGTGGTCGCGCAGTCGCTCGGGATCGGTCTCCGTGGCGTCGAGGCGCTGCTGTTCGCGCAGATCCTCGTCGGCGGGATCCTGATCCTGTTCATGGACGAGATCGTGAGCAAGTGGGGCGTCGGCTCCGGGGTCGGCCTGTTCATCATCGCCGGCGTGAGCCAGCGCCTCGTCAGCGGCCTGTTCGGTTGGCAGGGGCTGACGGGCAACAGCGGCTTCGTCTCCTCCTGGATCGGGATCATCACTGGGAGCGCCGAGCTCCCGGGCTCGCCGCTGACGACCGAGGGGTTGAGCGCGATCTTCCTCGGGCAGGGGATGATCCTCGCGATGATCACGACGGTGCTAATCTTCGTCGTGGTCGTCTACGCCGAGAGCGTCCGGATCGAGATCCCGCTCTCGCACGCTCGCGTGAAGGGCGCCCGCGGGAAGTTCCCCGTGAAGCTCATCTACGCCAGCGTCCTGCCGATGATCCTCGTCCGTGCGCTGCAGGCGAACCTGCAGTTCCTCGGGCAGATCCTCCACAGCCAGTGGAACGGCATGCCCGTCTGGCTGGGCGAGTACGACACCCAGACCGGGCAGGTCGTCGAGGGGCTGTTCTGGTACCTCAAGCCGATCCAGAGCCCCGACCAGTGGATGTGGTTCGTGGGCGCGACTGTCACCGCCGACTGGTGGCAGGTGCTGCTCCGGATCGGCATCGACCTGACGTTCATGATCGTCGGCGGTGCGATCTTCGCGATCTTCTGGGTGGAGACCACCGGGATGGGCCCGGAGGCGACCGCCCAGCAGATCCAGAACTCCGGGATGCAGATCCCCGGCTTCCGGCAGAACCCACAGGTGATCGAGAAGGTGATGGAGCGGTACATCCCGCAGGTCACCGTCATCGGTGGCGCCCTCGTCGGGCTGCTGGCGGTGATGGCGAACATGCTCGGCACCATCGGGCAGGTCTCCGGAACGGGGCTGCTGCTGACGGTCTCCATTACGTACAAGCTGTACGAGGAGATCGCCGAGGAGCAGCTGATGGAGATGCATCCGATGATGCGCCAGATGTTCGGCTCAGAATAA
- a CDS encoding 50S ribosomal protein L32e — MADDAPEEIEDISGVGPSKAETLAEAGYDSVEDLKAASQSELAEVDGVGNALAARIKADVGGLEVEEETEAEIEDEADEEEADEDEEVETELQPRGHADKTPDLDDDTAAALAQKHREGKPQFNRQDYHKKKRVPTSWRRPRGTLSKQRRSIKGKGPKVEAGFRSPKAARDLHPSGFEEVYVHNVDDLDGVDGDTEAVRIASKVGARKRERIEEECEDAGIRVLNPTYVEVEVEE; from the coding sequence ATGGCTGACGACGCACCCGAGGAGATCGAGGACATCAGCGGCGTCGGGCCCTCCAAGGCCGAGACGCTCGCGGAGGCCGGCTACGACTCCGTCGAGGACCTCAAGGCCGCCTCGCAGTCCGAACTCGCCGAGGTCGACGGGGTCGGCAACGCCCTCGCGGCCCGGATCAAGGCCGACGTCGGTGGCCTCGAAGTCGAAGAGGAGACCGAGGCCGAGATCGAGGACGAGGCAGACGAGGAGGAGGCCGACGAGGACGAAGAAGTGGAGACGGAGCTCCAGCCTCGCGGCCACGCCGACAAGACGCCCGACCTCGACGACGACACCGCGGCCGCGCTCGCCCAGAAGCACCGCGAGGGCAAGCCGCAGTTCAACCGACAGGACTACCACAAGAAGAAGCGGGTCCCCACCTCGTGGCGGCGCCCCCGTGGTACCCTCTCGAAGCAGCGCCGTTCGATCAAGGGCAAGGGTCCGAAGGTCGAGGCGGGCTTCCGCTCGCCGAAGGCCGCACGCGACCTGCACCCGAGCGGCTTCGAGGAAGTGTACGTCCACAACGTCGACGACCTCGACGGCGTCGACGGCGACACGGAAGCGGTCCGCATCGCCTCGAAGGTCGGCGCCCGCAAGCGCGAGCGCATCGAGGAGGAGTGTGAGGACGCCGGTATTCGTGTCCTCAACCCGACCTACGTCGAAGTGGAGGTAGAGGAATGA
- a CDS encoding 30S ribosomal protein S8, translating to MAGNDPLVSALSGIDNAESVGHLDHTVAPASNVIGSILEVFYDRGYIGGFEFVDDGRAGKFEVELSGAINDCGAVKPRYSVGADEYEQWEKRFLPARDYGSLIVTTSHGVMSHYEAREQGIGGQIIAYVY from the coding sequence ATGGCAGGAAACGACCCACTGGTGAGTGCCCTCTCCGGCATCGACAACGCCGAGAGCGTCGGGCACCTCGACCACACGGTAGCACCCGCCTCGAACGTGATCGGCAGTATCCTCGAGGTCTTCTACGACCGCGGGTACATCGGCGGCTTCGAGTTCGTCGACGACGGCCGAGCAGGCAAGTTCGAGGTCGAACTGAGTGGCGCCATCAACGACTGCGGGGCGGTCAAGCCCCGCTACTCGGTCGGCGCTGACGAGTACGAGCAGTGGGAGAAGCGGTTCCTCCCGGCCCGTGACTACGGGTCGCTCATCGTCACGACCAGCCACGGCGTCATGAGCCACTACGAGGCCCGCGAACAGGGCATCGGTGGCCAGATAATCGCATACGTCTACTGA
- a CDS encoding 50S ribosomal protein L19e yields the protein MTDLSAQKRLAAEELDVGENRVWFDPEAQDELADAITREDIRDLIADGTIRAEDEKSNSRGRARDRKAKRDYGHQTGAGSRKGKSGARRSEKDEWVSRIRAQRSRLKELRDDEEVLDASQYRELYNKASGGEFDSVARLEAFAENNYDVEIGGDD from the coding sequence ATGACGGATCTGAGCGCACAGAAGCGACTCGCAGCCGAAGAGCTGGACGTCGGCGAGAACCGCGTCTGGTTCGATCCGGAGGCACAGGACGAGCTCGCGGACGCGATCACCCGCGAGGACATCCGCGATCTGATCGCGGACGGAACGATCCGCGCGGAAGACGAGAAGTCCAACTCCCGCGGCCGTGCCCGCGACCGCAAAGCGAAGCGCGACTACGGGCACCAGACCGGTGCCGGCTCCCGGAAGGGGAAGTCCGGCGCCCGGCGCAGCGAGAAGGACGAGTGGGTCAGCCGGATCCGCGCCCAGCGCTCCCGGCTGAAGGAGCTTCGCGACGACGAGGAGGTCCTCGACGCCTCCCAGTACCGCGAGCTCTACAACAAGGCAAGCGGCGGCGAGTTCGACAGCGTCGCCCGCCTCGAGGCCTTCGCGGAGAACAACTACGACGTCGAGATCGGAGGCGACGACTAA
- a CDS encoding uL15m family ribosomal protein yields the protein MTSKKRRQRGSRTHGGGSHKNRRGAGHRGGRGKAGSRKHEMHHYGPWAKHGFTQPDEVQDNVAEVRVQKIDEDAALLAAEGVAENDDGAYTIDARDVAEDGWEADVVKVLGNGQVRQELHVTADAFSDAATELIEDAGGSTTVSERAEERAEREAEQAAESEEASED from the coding sequence ATGACCAGCAAGAAACGACGACAGCGCGGTTCCCGCACCCACGGCGGCGGCAGCCACAAGAACCGGCGCGGCGCCGGCCACCGTGGCGGCCGCGGCAAGGCGGGCAGCCGCAAACACGAGATGCACCACTACGGGCCCTGGGCGAAGCACGGCTTCACCCAGCCCGACGAGGTACAGGACAACGTCGCCGAGGTGCGCGTCCAGAAGATCGACGAGGACGCGGCGCTGCTGGCGGCGGAGGGCGTCGCCGAGAACGACGACGGCGCCTACACCATCGACGCTCGCGACGTGGCCGAGGACGGCTGGGAGGCCGACGTGGTGAAGGTGCTCGGCAACGGGCAGGTCCGCCAGGAGCTGCACGTCACCGCCGACGCGTTCAGCGACGCCGCGACCGAGCTGATCGAGGACGCCGGGGGCTCGACCACCGTCTCCGAGCGCGCCGAGGAGCGTGCCGAGCGGGAGGCCGAACAAGCCGCCGAATCTGAAGAAGCCAGCGAGGACTGA
- a CDS encoding 50S ribosomal protein L18, with product MATGPRYKVPMRRRREVRTDYHQRLRLLKSGKPRLVARVSNKHVRAQLASPGPDGDEIHAAASSEDLSEYGWEAPTGNLPSAYLTGYLAGLRAIDAGLDEAVLDLGLNTATPGNKAFAVQEGAIDAGLEIPHSDSVLADWSRNRGEHIAEYAEQLEDDLYSGEFDATELPEHFDDVRETLQEDHE from the coding sequence ATGGCAACAGGACCACGATACAAGGTGCCGATGCGTCGTCGCCGTGAGGTTCGGACGGACTACCATCAGCGGTTGCGCCTGCTGAAATCCGGCAAGCCTCGCCTGGTCGCCCGGGTGAGCAACAAGCACGTCAGGGCGCAGCTGGCCAGTCCCGGACCCGACGGCGACGAGATCCACGCCGCAGCGTCCAGCGAGGACCTGTCGGAGTACGGCTGGGAGGCTCCCACCGGGAACCTACCGAGCGCGTACCTGACGGGCTATCTCGCGGGCCTGCGAGCGATCGACGCCGGCCTCGACGAGGCCGTGCTCGATCTGGGTCTCAACACGGCGACGCCCGGCAACAAGGCGTTCGCAGTACAGGAAGGTGCAATCGACGCGGGGCTCGAGATCCCCCACAGTGACAGCGTCCTCGCGGACTGGTCGCGCAACCGCGGCGAGCATATCGCCGAGTACGCCGAGCAGCTCGAGGATGATCTGTACAGCGGGGAGTTCGACGCCACGGAGCTGCCCGAGCACTTCGACGACGTGCGGGAGACGCTCCAGGAGGACCACGAATGA